In one window of Solanum pennellii chromosome 2, SPENNV200 DNA:
- the LOC107009853 gene encoding uncharacterized protein LOC107009853 has translation MAFKDIAEPKQFCKLYALSKKVELVVVKSDKNRLRYTCAADGCPLLLLISGDMTTLGYSTIALYFKDKLQSDPTYKVKQMKADIHRVFELNVSEAKCKRAKKEILESLEGSFEDSYNKLEGYATELRSCNPGSDIVINLSKETLSNGKRKFLRMYNCFKAMKLGFKSGLRPLIGLDGTFLKGKAKGQVLRVVGQESNNSFYPLAWAVVDKETKRTWTWFMQHLQHPLELQNGEGLTFISDMQKANWCRRWGKCELKKLLWWAAWSSFTEEFEDQLQEIKEVNGEAGQDLIHKYPPKAYCRAYLDTVCKNQAVDNNFTESFNAWILEARYKPIIGMLEDIRVKIMERLAAKEVVVRKWKDDGFSPKSELLFNEYLKISKVCKVSDNGDNGYEVTASANRHIVNLREKKCTCRTWDLTEIPCPHAIKAMEHKKMIPKKINSLVL, from the exons ATGGCCTTCAAAGACATAGCAGAACCAAAGCAGTTTTGTAAACTTTATGCTCTATCTAAGAAGGTAGAACTTGTTGTGGTGAAGAGTGATAAAAACAGATTGAGGTACACATGTGCTGCTGATGGCTGTCCATTGTTACTTCTTATTTCTGGGGATATGACTACTCTTGGT TACTCAACAATAGCCTTGTATTTTAAGGACAAATTGCAAAGTGACCCCACGTACAAGGTCAAACAAATGAAGGCTGATATACATAGAGTTTTTGAGCTCAATGTTAGTGAAGCAAAGTGCAAGAGAGCCAAAAAGGAGATATTGGAGAGTTTAGAAGGAAGCTTTGAAGACTCTTACAACAAATTAGAGGGTTATGCTACTGAATTGAGAAGTTGTAATCCAGGGTCTGACATTGTGATAAATTTGTCTAAAGAGACATTATCTAATGGTAAGAGAAAATTTCTTAGGATGTATAATTGTTTCAAGGCAATGAAGCTGGGTTTTAAGTCTGGGTTAAGACCACTGATTGGGTTAGATGGTACATTCCTTAAAGGAAAGGCTAAGGGACAAGTATTGCGTGTTGTTGGTCAGGAAAGTAATAACTCTTTCTACCCTCTAGCTTGGGCTGTGGTAGATAAAGAGACTAAGAGGACTTGGACATGGTTTATGCAACATTTGCAACATCCCCTTGAGCTACAAAATGGTGAAGGACTGACATTCATATCAGATATGCAGAAG GCAAATTGGTGCAGAAGATGGGGAAAATGTGAGCTGAAAAAGTTGCTATGGTGGGCTGCATGGTCATCATTTACAGAGGAGTTTGAGGACCAACTTCAAGAGATCAAGGAAGTTAATGGAGAGGCTGGACAAGATTTAATACACAAGTATCCTCCAAAAGCATATTGCAGAGCCTATTTAGATACAGTGTGCAAAAATCAGGCTGTGGACAATAACTTTACTGAATCATTCAATGCCTGGATACTTGAAGCAAGGTACAAGCCAATTATTGGAATGTTGGAAGACATCAGGGTCAAAATAATGGAGAGGTTGGCAGCAAAAGAGGTTGTTGTGAGGAAGTGGAAAGATGATGGGTTTAGTCCCAAAAGTGAGTTGTTGTTTAATGAGTATTTGAAGATTTCCAAGGTTTGTAAGGTGAGTGACAATGGGGATAATGGTTATGAGGTTACTGCAAGTGCAAATAGACACATTGTCAACTTAAGAGAGAAAAAATGCACATGCAGAACATGGGATTTGACTGAAATTCCATGTCCACATGCAATTAAGGCCATGGAGCACAAGAAAAtgataccaaaaaaaataaattcattggTATTATAG